A single genomic interval of Streptomyces sp. P9-A2 harbors:
- a CDS encoding transposase → MPVPAWLLKRGGRPEAYCHRTMLDAVRYLVDNGVKWTALPVDFPCWRAVYDFFRRWRAYDYARELYERLRRSARSAPAATPSPARESSTVSRWTPPRPSARTVADTTAASHVTAASVTS, encoded by the coding sequence ATGCCGGTGCCGGCCTGGCTCCTGAAGCGGGGCGGGCGCCCCGAGGCGTACTGCCACCGGACAATGCTCGACGCGGTGCGCTACCTGGTCGACAACGGAGTGAAGTGGACGGCTCTGCCGGTCGATTTCCCTTGCTGGCGGGCGGTCTACGACTTCTTCCGCCGCTGGCGGGCCTACGACTATGCGCGTGAACTCTACGAACGCCTGCGACGTTCGGCGAGGAGCGCGCCGGCCGCAACGCCGAGCCCAGCGCGGGAGTCATCGACAGTCAGTCGGTGGACGCCTCCGAGACCGTCGGCGAGGACAGTCGCGGATACGACGGCGGCAAGTCACGTGACGGCCGCAAGCGTCACATCCTGA
- a CDS encoding ISAzo13 family transposase produces the protein MAVPEEICSQLQCRFSVLLPHLNERQRRLALATEARLLGHGGVRAVARIAQVSETTVRRGVSELEAGAGPLPDGRVRAPGGGRKRAETNDPALLKTLLGLVEPDERGDPQSPLRWTTKSLRNLAEELTRQGHPVSAPTVGRLLKQEGFSLQANVKTLEGAQHPDRDAQFRYINEQVKQHQADGEPVVSVDTKKREQIGRLPMAGREWRPRGEPVEVEDHHFFFSGPDVQQAIPYGIYDIARNTGWVNVGVDHDTSVFAVESIRRWWRCRGSLDYPKASRLLITSDAGGSNGYRYRVWKSELAALAAETGLTITVCHFPPGTSKWNKIEHRLFSHITHNWRGRPLTSHEVVIETIAATRTRAGLRVEAHLDPGDYPTGIAISKDRFAALPLVRHEVHGQWNYALLPEPSAPQVSPAGEAHGVADRRRELVTRLADPRLTGLSSTELAELCAELAPLQAARTQERYSEQRGGRARRATGNQRAKPLFDDATRVMLTLLYQRQVCSMKLLGDMLEVTPTCIGHLIAETRRVLEDHGHQPGYAPSRFTTAHTLMAFLDTDKTPPRTRIMESLSHPRLTGMSRTELDALARRLAPRQVAQVERASYQLRGADRQPGSRGGVFPQKLGDRERVVVAILYLRKLCTLDILADVLGDVSRSSIGNVVREIRPLLTESGLLPPPATTRYRTATELLAAAHEETDTPTN, from the coding sequence ATGGCGGTTCCGGAGGAGATCTGTTCCCAACTCCAATGCAGGTTCTCGGTGTTGTTGCCGCACTTGAACGAGCGGCAGCGGCGGCTGGCCCTGGCTACCGAGGCCCGGCTGCTCGGGCACGGCGGCGTACGGGCGGTAGCGCGGATCGCGCAGGTCAGCGAGACGACCGTGCGTCGTGGAGTATCGGAGCTGGAAGCGGGTGCCGGGCCGCTGCCGGACGGCCGGGTGCGTGCACCCGGTGGAGGCCGCAAGCGGGCTGAAACCAACGATCCTGCCCTGCTCAAAACCTTGTTGGGCCTGGTCGAGCCGGACGAGCGGGGAGATCCTCAGTCTCCGCTGCGGTGGACGACGAAGTCGCTGCGCAACCTGGCCGAGGAGCTGACCCGGCAGGGGCACCCGGTGTCCGCGCCGACGGTGGGCCGGCTGCTCAAGCAGGAGGGCTTCAGCCTGCAGGCGAACGTCAAGACCCTCGAGGGTGCCCAGCATCCCGACCGGGATGCCCAGTTCCGCTACATCAACGAGCAGGTCAAGCAGCACCAGGCCGATGGCGAGCCGGTGGTCAGCGTGGATACGAAGAAGCGAGAGCAGATCGGACGGCTGCCCATGGCCGGCCGCGAGTGGCGGCCCAGGGGCGAGCCGGTCGAGGTGGAGGACCATCATTTCTTCTTCAGCGGCCCGGACGTTCAGCAGGCGATCCCGTACGGGATCTACGACATCGCCCGCAACACCGGCTGGGTCAACGTCGGTGTCGATCACGACACGTCGGTCTTCGCGGTCGAGTCCATCCGCCGCTGGTGGCGCTGTCGCGGCAGCCTCGACTACCCGAAGGCGTCACGACTGCTGATCACCTCGGACGCGGGCGGCTCCAACGGCTACCGCTACCGAGTCTGGAAGAGCGAACTGGCTGCCCTGGCCGCCGAGACGGGCCTGACAATTACGGTGTGTCACTTTCCTCCGGGCACAAGCAAGTGGAACAAAATCGAGCACCGGCTGTTCTCACACATCACCCACAACTGGCGAGGCAGGCCGCTGACCAGCCACGAAGTCGTAATCGAGACGATCGCCGCCACCCGCACCCGGGCTGGTCTGCGCGTCGAGGCCCACCTGGATCCCGGTGACTACCCCACCGGCATCGCGATCAGCAAGGACCGCTTCGCCGCGCTGCCGCTGGTCCGGCATGAGGTTCACGGCCAGTGGAACTACGCCCTGCTGCCCGAACCCTCTGCGCCGCAGGTGTCGCCCGCTGGCGAGGCACACGGCGTCGCCGACCGCCGCCGCGAGCTTGTCACCCGTCTCGCGGACCCACGCCTGACCGGGCTGAGTAGCACGGAACTCGCAGAACTATGCGCTGAGTTGGCCCCACTGCAGGCCGCCCGGACCCAGGAACGCTACAGCGAGCAGCGCGGTGGACGCGCCCGGCGCGCAACCGGAAACCAGCGGGCCAAGCCGCTGTTCGACGACGCCACCCGGGTGATGCTCACCCTCCTCTACCAGCGCCAGGTCTGCTCGATGAAGCTGCTGGGCGACATGCTGGAGGTGACCCCCACCTGCATCGGCCACCTCATCGCCGAGACCCGCCGGGTCCTGGAGGACCACGGCCACCAGCCCGGTTACGCCCCCAGCCGGTTCACCACGGCGCACACGCTGATGGCCTTCCTCGACACCGACAAGACCCCGCCGCGCACCCGGATCATGGAAAGCCTGTCCCATCCGCGGCTTACCGGCATGTCCCGCACGGAGCTGGATGCGCTCGCTCGCCGCCTCGCCCCACGCCAGGTCGCCCAGGTCGAACGTGCCTCCTACCAGCTCCGGGGTGCCGATCGCCAGCCGGGCAGCCGCGGCGGCGTCTTCCCGCAGAAGCTCGGCGACAGAGAACGCGTTGTCGTCGCCATCCTCTACCTGCGGAAACTGTGCACCCTGGACATCCTCGCCGACGTGCTGGGGGACGTGAGCAGGTCCTCGATCGGGAACGTCGTCCGCGAGATCCGGCCCCTGCTTACCGAAAGCGGACTTCTCCCACCTCCGGCCACCACCCGCTACCGCACCGCCACCGAACTCCTCGCCGCGGCGCATGAAGAAACCGACACACCGACAAATTGA
- a CDS encoding IS5 family transposase, producing the protein MDASETVGEDSRGYDGGKSRDGRKRHILTDTEGLLLEVTVTTADVHDSKAAPALLETFMQQPGRLLKLVWVDSAYQGPALAKAFARHGVRTEVVRRSDGQRGFVVLARRWVVERTLSWLSRSRRLNRDHERRPDHHAQMVWWAAVIRLSRRLAADAPRWPEKRPGRLLRAQA; encoded by the coding sequence GTGGACGCCTCCGAGACCGTCGGCGAGGACAGTCGCGGATACGACGGCGGCAAGTCACGTGACGGCCGCAAGCGTCACATCCTGACCGACACCGAGGGCCTGCTCCTGGAAGTGACCGTGACCACGGCCGATGTGCACGACTCCAAGGCCGCCCCCGCACTGCTGGAGACGTTCATGCAGCAGCCGGGCCGGCTGCTGAAACTGGTGTGGGTCGACAGTGCCTACCAGGGTCCGGCGCTGGCGAAGGCGTTCGCCCGTCACGGAGTCCGGACCGAGGTCGTGCGCCGCTCCGACGGACAACGCGGATTTGTCGTACTGGCCCGCAGGTGGGTCGTGGAGCGGACGCTGAGCTGGCTCTCCCGCTCACGCCGCCTCAACCGCGACCACGAACGCCGCCCCGACCACCACGCCCAGATGGTGTGGTGGGCCGCCGTGATCAGACTGTCCCGGCGCCTGGCCGCAGACGCTCCGCGCTGGCCGGAGAAGCGTCCCGGCCGACTGCTCCGGGCTCAGGCATGA
- a CDS encoding Hachiman antiphage defense system protein HamA, which yields MFDKWLKPQDVEQPDGLLEYQLLADGGLIEDGELVERLGHEVMRNYLAPGELANVFDDLGAPEVAGYLRKNKLPADRKIRHGDFGEIVTGALYRRVRRWCVPVLKLRYKQTPAQAVQGTDVLAFRFRQDPPAIAVPEVKTRASRDNRVGNEAYDSLEKVLDRLDESLHFLMARCADRGQVFLARRLGALLREPGRRRVERHMLFVHDAKSWKEDIVAGLGAMVTQRTELTVVKIDDLKDFVGRVYEAAETAPGSSGKDNGTAAGTA from the coding sequence GTGTTCGACAAGTGGCTCAAGCCGCAGGACGTGGAGCAGCCGGACGGGCTGCTGGAGTACCAGCTGCTCGCCGACGGGGGGCTGATCGAGGACGGCGAGCTTGTCGAACGGCTGGGCCATGAGGTGATGCGTAACTACCTGGCTCCCGGCGAGCTCGCCAATGTCTTCGACGACCTGGGTGCGCCGGAGGTTGCGGGCTACTTGCGGAAGAACAAGCTTCCCGCGGACCGCAAGATCCGGCACGGGGACTTCGGGGAGATCGTCACAGGCGCGCTCTACCGCAGGGTGCGCCGGTGGTGCGTCCCAGTCCTGAAGCTGCGCTACAAGCAGACCCCGGCCCAGGCCGTGCAGGGCACGGACGTGCTGGCGTTCCGCTTCCGGCAGGATCCTCCGGCGATCGCCGTGCCGGAGGTGAAGACTCGCGCCTCCCGGGACAACAGGGTGGGGAACGAGGCGTACGACAGCCTGGAGAAGGTTCTGGACAGGCTGGACGAGAGCCTCCACTTCCTCATGGCGCGCTGCGCTGACCGCGGGCAGGTGTTTCTCGCACGCCGGCTCGGCGCGCTGCTGCGCGAGCCAGGGCGGCGCCGGGTGGAGCGGCACATGCTCTTCGTCCACGACGCCAAGTCGTGGAAAGAGGACATCGTGGCCGGGCTCGGCGCGATGGTGACCCAGCGCACCGAGCTGACCGTCGTCAAGATCGACGATCTCAAGGACTTCGTCGGCCGCGTCTACGAGGCGGCGGAGACGGCCCCCGGCAGTAGCGGCAAGGACAACGGAACGGCGGCGGGAACAGCGTGA